A window of the Dyadobacter pollutisoli genome harbors these coding sequences:
- a CDS encoding DnaJ C-terminal domain-containing protein: MPFVDYYQILGIDKTADEKAIKNAYRKLARKYHPDLNPNDKAAEKKFQELNEANEVLSDPEKRKKYDQYGKDWQYSEEFEKAQQARRSSGQSQGQPFSGGGDSFSDFFESMFGSGSGFGGGGRQARYRGQDYQAELKLTLREAYETHKQTLTVNGRNIRITVPAGIENGQTIKIPGHGGKGANGGPSGDLFITFNIEADEKFRRSGNDLHLKADLDLYTAVLGGELVIETLSGKVKLNIKPETQNGSVVRLKGKGFPVYKNEGSFGDLYVTFDIKIPTNLTERQKELFTELSKS, translated from the coding sequence ATGCCTTTTGTAGATTATTATCAGATATTAGGTATCGATAAAACCGCGGACGAAAAAGCGATCAAGAATGCTTACCGGAAACTGGCCAGAAAGTACCATCCGGACCTGAACCCGAATGACAAAGCCGCGGAAAAAAAGTTTCAGGAATTGAATGAAGCCAATGAAGTACTGAGCGATCCTGAAAAGAGGAAAAAATATGACCAGTATGGCAAAGACTGGCAGTACAGCGAGGAATTTGAAAAGGCACAACAGGCGCGAAGAAGCTCAGGCCAGTCGCAGGGACAGCCTTTTTCCGGCGGCGGAGATAGCTTTTCGGATTTTTTCGAATCCATGTTCGGATCAGGCAGCGGCTTCGGCGGAGGCGGCAGGCAAGCCAGGTACCGCGGCCAGGATTACCAGGCTGAGCTGAAACTCACATTGCGGGAAGCCTACGAAACACATAAGCAGACGCTTACAGTGAATGGCAGGAATATCAGGATAACCGTCCCTGCTGGCATCGAAAACGGCCAAACCATCAAGATCCCCGGGCACGGCGGAAAAGGTGCGAACGGAGGCCCGAGCGGCGATCTGTTCATTACATTCAACATTGAGGCCGACGAAAAATTTCGCCGGTCAGGTAACGACCTTCACCTGAAAGCAGACCTCGATCTGTACACAGCTGTACTGGGCGGAGAACTGGTGATTGAAACATTGAGCGGAAAAGTAAAACTCAATATCAAGCCGGAAACCCAAAACGGCAGCGTGGTGAGATTAAAGGGCAAAGGCTTTCCGGTTTATAAAAATGAAGGCAGCTTCGGGGACCTGTATGTCACTTTTGACATTAAAATACCGACCAATCTTACGGAGCGTCAGAAAGAATTGTTTACTGAATTATCAAAATCCTGA
- a CDS encoding VF530 family protein: MEVQPNNPLHGKTLEAILTELVDYYGWEQMGYHVNINSFQFEPSIKSSLKFLRKTPWARKKVEDLYVKMLERK; the protein is encoded by the coding sequence ATGGAAGTACAACCCAACAATCCCCTTCACGGAAAGACCCTGGAAGCCATTTTAACCGAATTAGTGGATTACTATGGTTGGGAACAAATGGGTTATCATGTCAATATCAATAGCTTTCAATTTGAGCCCAGTATCAAGTCGAGCCTTAAATTTTTAAGAAAAACTCCCTGGGCACGCAAGAAAGTTGAAGATTTGTATGTAAAAATGCTGGAACGAAAATAG
- a CDS encoding Gfo/Idh/MocA family protein translates to MDQIKWGIIGCGNVTEVKSGPAFNKVENSSLVAVMRRDGEKAADYASRHQVPKWYDNADDLINDPEINAIYIATPPDAHEDLAIKAMLAGKPVYIEKPMARDAAECDRINAMSMKTGVPVFVAYYRRALDYFLKVKELIDQKVIGDVRFVDICLQWQPYDEEVGENPKPRWRVDPEISGGGHFHDLASHQFDFLEYVFGPVKYATGIARNQAGLYEADDIVMANFEFESGVLGKGSWCYTVNKEQREDQAQIIGSKGRITFSYFEKFDIKVETEAGTEVFNIPYPQHVQQPLINLIVKELRGESKSPSSGTTGARSNLIMDWITKANNSGF, encoded by the coding sequence ATGGATCAAATAAAATGGGGAATTATTGGTTGCGGAAATGTAACAGAAGTAAAAAGCGGCCCCGCATTCAATAAAGTCGAAAATTCCAGTCTGGTTGCCGTGATGCGACGGGACGGGGAAAAGGCAGCCGACTATGCCTCACGTCATCAGGTCCCGAAGTGGTATGATAATGCCGATGATCTGATCAATGATCCTGAAATTAACGCGATCTACATTGCCACACCGCCGGATGCGCACGAAGACCTTGCGATCAAAGCGATGCTGGCTGGTAAACCGGTTTACATTGAAAAACCAATGGCCCGGGATGCTGCCGAATGTGACAGGATCAATGCGATGAGTATGAAAACAGGAGTGCCGGTTTTTGTCGCTTACTACCGCCGCGCACTCGATTATTTTTTAAAAGTAAAAGAACTCATTGATCAAAAAGTGATAGGTGACGTCAGATTTGTCGACATTTGCCTGCAATGGCAGCCTTATGACGAGGAAGTAGGCGAAAATCCGAAGCCGCGTTGGCGGGTTGACCCTGAAATTTCAGGTGGCGGCCACTTTCACGATCTGGCATCACATCAGTTTGACTTTCTGGAATACGTTTTCGGCCCGGTTAAATATGCCACCGGAATTGCAAGAAACCAGGCGGGGCTATATGAGGCGGATGACATTGTAATGGCTAATTTTGAGTTTGAGTCAGGTGTATTGGGCAAAGGAAGCTGGTGTTACACGGTCAATAAGGAGCAAAGAGAGGACCAGGCGCAAATTATCGGTTCAAAAGGACGCATTACCTTTTCTTACTTTGAAAAATTCGACATTAAAGTGGAAACCGAGGCAGGAACGGAGGTTTTTAACATTCCCTACCCGCAACATGTGCAGCAGCCGCTCATCAACCTGATCGTGAAAGAACTAAGAGGGGAGAGCAAAAGTCCGAGCAGCGGAACCACCGGTGCCAGATCGAACCTGATCATGGACTGGATTACAAAGGCAAATAATTCCGGATTTTAG
- a CDS encoding methylated-DNA--[protein]-cysteine S-methyltransferase encodes MNQQTYNYDKIAKAIEFIVANAKEQPSLFDVAEEVSISQFHFQRVFTEWAGVSPKKFLQYITAGYLKEKIKESSNLVELAESAGLSSQSRVYDHFTAIEAVTPQEFKSSGKGLDISYGIHETPFGNCFIAVTERGICSMAFIDDAGRDEQLIVLAKKWHYATIQPDQSITQRYVDRIFQPAQKSLEKLPLLVQGTNFQLKVWEALLNIPRGAVTTYQQIAQSIGNPGAVRAVGTAVGDNPIAYLIPCHRVIRKEGVLGEYRWGSLRKKALIGWEAARQHEE; translated from the coding sequence ATGAACCAGCAAACTTATAATTACGACAAAATCGCCAAGGCAATAGAGTTTATCGTTGCCAATGCCAAAGAACAGCCGTCGCTATTCGATGTGGCTGAGGAGGTGAGTATTAGCCAGTTCCATTTTCAACGTGTTTTTACAGAATGGGCTGGGGTCAGTCCCAAAAAATTCCTGCAATACATTACCGCAGGCTACCTCAAAGAAAAAATCAAAGAATCCTCTAACCTCGTTGAGCTGGCGGAATCTGCCGGGTTATCCAGCCAGAGCAGAGTTTACGACCACTTTACAGCCATTGAAGCTGTGACGCCGCAAGAATTTAAAAGTTCAGGGAAAGGGCTGGATATCAGTTATGGAATTCACGAAACGCCTTTTGGGAATTGTTTCATTGCGGTTACCGAGCGGGGTATATGTTCAATGGCTTTTATCGATGATGCTGGTCGGGACGAACAGTTGATCGTGCTGGCAAAAAAGTGGCATTATGCTACCATCCAGCCTGATCAGTCAATTACCCAGCGTTATGTTGACCGTATATTCCAACCTGCACAGAAGTCGCTTGAAAAGCTGCCGCTACTGGTTCAGGGAACCAATTTCCAGCTGAAAGTATGGGAAGCATTACTCAACATTCCGAGAGGAGCAGTGACTACTTATCAACAAATTGCCCAAAGTATCGGGAATCCGGGTGCCGTCAGGGCGGTAGGGACGGCTGTCGGTGATAATCCTATTGCGTACCTGATACCGTGCCACAGGGTAATCCGTAAAGAGGGTGTATTGGGTGAGTACCGGTGGGGAAGCTTGCGTAAAAAAGCGCTGATAGGTTGGGAGGCAGCCCGACAACATGAGGAATAA
- a CDS encoding outer membrane beta-barrel protein: MKKNWSRTLAIVLVILTISSASFAQFSLGLQGGIAKSNVEDSKTVAGGGVNLRVFASPQLAIGVAGKIYADGSDYTVAGQTLRTTGTLTPVTGTLDYYFATGPIRPYIGGDAGVYFSKYDAKYNGNTIFESSRHSNFGAAPRAGLVFAFGNLGIQVEGIYHFVFGNKNHSSTTGSADNIDFESTSKFGGVNVGVIFGLGGK; encoded by the coding sequence ATGAAAAAGAATTGGAGCCGCACATTAGCTATTGTACTGGTAATACTGACAATAAGCTCGGCAAGTTTCGCCCAGTTTTCACTGGGTCTTCAGGGAGGTATCGCGAAGTCGAATGTAGAGGATTCGAAAACCGTAGCAGGTGGTGGTGTTAATTTAAGGGTTTTTGCCTCTCCGCAGTTGGCAATCGGGGTCGCAGGTAAAATTTACGCCGATGGAAGCGACTACACCGTTGCAGGACAGACATTACGTACCACAGGTACGCTGACTCCCGTGACCGGAACATTGGATTATTACTTTGCTACTGGCCCGATCCGTCCTTATATCGGTGGTGACGCGGGTGTATATTTTTCAAAATATGACGCCAAGTATAATGGCAATACCATCTTTGAGTCTTCACGCCACAGTAATTTCGGTGCGGCGCCGAGAGCTGGTCTGGTATTTGCATTTGGAAACTTAGGAATCCAGGTTGAAGGTATTTATCACTTTGTTTTTGGTAACAAAAATCATAGCTCTACAACCGGGTCCGCCGATAACATTGACTTCGAATCCACTTCCAAATTTGGAGGTGTTAATGTTGGGGTCATTTTCGGCCTGGGAGGGAAATAA
- the miaA gene encoding tRNA (adenosine(37)-N6)-dimethylallyltransferase MiaA, which yields MTLPLLVILGPTASGKTHIATRVAHELNGEILSADSRQVYKNMDIGTGKDLDEYIVNGQNIPYHLINIREAGEQYNVNDFQHDFEQAYHQILTKGHCPILCGGTGFYIHSLLRGHAYAAVPVNERLREELEGLPTESLLARFMQMDSAYHAVADTSTRKRLVRAIEIAEFILTEPDRSRAFTSSENKYEPVIYGLNPPVEIRRERITRRLRERLKNGLVDEVQQLLNNGLSAEQLIYYGLEYKYVTQYLTGETDYATMHARLETEIHRFAKRQMTFFRKMEKDRLVISWLPDDWSETEKIQFISTNYQELKDRFSGIK from the coding sequence ATGACTTTACCATTACTTGTCATCCTCGGCCCCACCGCTTCCGGCAAAACACACATTGCCACCAGGGTAGCCCATGAGCTGAATGGAGAGATACTCAGTGCAGATTCCAGGCAGGTTTACAAAAACATGGACATTGGTACCGGCAAGGACCTGGACGAATACATCGTGAATGGACAAAACATTCCTTATCATTTGATCAACATCCGGGAGGCCGGCGAGCAATACAATGTCAACGACTTTCAACATGACTTTGAACAGGCATACCATCAGATTTTGACCAAAGGACATTGCCCGATCCTCTGTGGCGGTACCGGTTTTTATATTCATTCATTGTTGAGAGGCCATGCATATGCAGCGGTGCCCGTGAATGAGCGGCTAAGAGAAGAACTGGAAGGTTTGCCAACCGAATCATTGCTGGCGAGATTTATGCAAATGGATTCGGCTTATCACGCGGTTGCCGATACGTCCACACGGAAACGTTTGGTCAGGGCCATTGAAATTGCAGAGTTTATTTTGACTGAGCCGGATAGAAGCAGAGCATTCACTTCTTCCGAAAATAAATATGAACCGGTTATCTATGGACTTAATCCTCCGGTTGAGATCCGGCGGGAACGAATTACCAGGCGACTTCGTGAAAGGCTCAAAAACGGATTGGTCGATGAGGTGCAGCAGTTACTGAATAATGGCTTGTCAGCTGAGCAGCTGATTTATTATGGACTGGAATATAAATATGTGACCCAGTACCTGACCGGCGAAACGGATTATGCGACTATGCATGCAAGGCTTGAAACGGAAATACACCGTTTTGCGAAGCGGCAGATGACTTTTTTTCGTAAGATGGAGAAGGATAGGCTGGTAATCAGCTGGCTGCCTGATGATTGGTCGGAAACTGAGAAAATTCAGTTTATTTCGACGAATTATCAGGAATTAAAAGACAGATTTTCGGGTATAAAGTAA